Within the Marinitoga litoralis genome, the region AATCAATTTCCCATTATCTTTATTATTTAATTCCTTTAAATAATGATGAGAAACTTTAGCTATATGATTCCCACATTGATGTACATATTCTTCTTTAATATTTATTTTTTCTGCTATTTTAATTATTTTTTCCATTTTTGCACTTTTTGCAATTTCAATATCATTAAGCATAATAATCTCTCCCTAATTCTCAGCTATTTTTGTTAAATTTAATAATTTATCTAAATTAATTTTTATTTCACTCAATGCTTCAGAAGTTTGTTTAATTCCTTCTAAAACCTCATTCATTGATAATCGAGTTGTATGTGAAAAACCAGATAAAGAATCAACATTTTCTGCAAAACTTTCTACAACTTGTGAAATAGAATCTAATGAATTTTCTACATTTACTAATTCTTTTGATATTTTTTCTGAGAGCAATACATTAGAAGTAATACTATTTTCTATTTCTTTTAATACATTTTCTGAATTTCTAGATGTATTTCTTGATTCTGTTGCCAATTCATTAATAAGATCTGCTATTTTAGATATACCTTCTTTATCTATATTTTCTTTACTTGTTTCTATTGAAGAATTAATTGACAAAATAGATACTGTATCAGAAATATCTTTTATTTTATCATTTAAAGAAGATAGATTATTAATAAAATCTGCTATTTTTAAAGTCATTTGATTCATAGATTGAATATTAACAAAAAATTCCTTCATATTCATCAATGTTGCATTTAATTCGCTTCTACCTTCTTCAATAGAAGAAGAAAAGTTTTGAATTAACTCATCCAATTTTTCAACATTTTTTTGTGTATTATTAGCAACTGATTCTATTTCACTAGCAGCAGAACTATTTTCTGCAATATATGATGAAACATTTGTAGTAAATTCTTCAATAGTTTTTATTTGTTTTTTAAATGCATTTCCTATTGATCTACTAATAATATAGGATAATATGAATATTATTATAATGAATAATAGATAAATATAAACCAAAGTGCTAAAAGCTTTTTTCACTCCTGAGAATAATTCAGAATCTTTAATTGCATGAACTAAATAATATGTTTTTCCATTTGAAACAAATCTTGAAAAAGCAGCATATCTCATTATATTTTCATATGTATATTCATATATACCAACGCTATTTTTTAACATATAACTCCAAAGATCATTTAATTTTGCATCTTTAACAATATTTATACCTATCTTTGTCTTATCAGAATGTAAAATCGTATTTCCATTTTCATCTAATACATAATAATATCCTATTCCATCATCTTTAAATCTAGCAGAGAATTCATCTTCTAATAATTCTCCTTTTTCTAATCCAAACGCTATTTCATCTATTGTTGATACATATTCATATAAAATTTCGTTTTTTATAACCTTAGAATAAGTATTATAAGTAATTAAAAAGAATGATCCTGTTAAAATAACAAAAACTATAGATATTAAAATAGCATACTTTAATTCAATTTTCATTTTAATTCCTCCCCTGTAATTATTCTATTTTTCCCCAATTTTTTTGCTAAATATAATGCTTTATCAGCATCATTAATAAACTCCGTTAAACTTTTTCCTATATAATTACAACATATTCCACCACTAAAAGTAATAGTATTATTGATTCCTAATTCCTCCCAATTATAATTTCTAACGCTGTCTAAAATTCTATCTAAAGCTAGTTTTGCTTCATTACAATTAGTACCTGGCATTAAAATTAAAAACTCCTCACCACCATATCTACCTATAAAATCATTTTCTCTAATTTTAGAATTCAATATATCAGAAAAAACTTTTAATACCTTATCTCCTACAATATGACCATATTTATCATTTACTTGCTTAAAATCATCAATATCTATCATTGCTATTGAAAGATCAAATTTTTTTCTTTTAAATGAAATTATTAAATCATTCAATTTCTCGGTTATTACCTTTTTATTATATAACCCTGTTAATCCATCTCTTTCAGAAGCTGTTTTATAATCAAGAAATATACTTAATGTTTTAAACAATATACCAACCGAATCATTTAGAAAATTCATATAATATAATAAATTATTTTTATTTTCAACGCCATCAAAAACTATTATTCCCAAATCATTATTTTCAAGCATAATATTAAATGATAAGAAATTAACTGGTGTGTTTGTGTTTTTTTCATTAAATTCACCTTTAAAAAACCATTCTGTAGGTGTTATTGGTTTAATTAAATTAGAAAATAAAAACTTCCTTATACTATTTTGTGAATATTTTTCCTCTTTTGAAAAAGAATAAACTCTACCTGCACTTGCTGAAAGTAATAATATATGTAATCCCTTAAATGAAAAAAATTCTCTAAATAAAATGTATAAATTATTCATTACAAACTCTTCATCATTTACTTTATCTACAAGGTCTAAAATAGTAGATTTTAACACTTCCATTTTCAAAGTTTCCTCTAATATATCTACTAATTCACTAAAAGGATTTATTCTAAATTTATAAAATTCTCTTGTCCATTCAATTGAAAAATTACTACTTTCTATAAATTCATCTATTTTTCTTACTAATTCATCTGGTTTTAAATCTTTCCTTAAAAACATATTGGCTCCACTTTTTTTAGCCCAAAATTCATTTATTGACTCATTAGCACCTGTTAATATCAAAATACCTACATTTGAAAAAGAACTATAACTTCTTAAAAATCTACATAAATGCACACCATTCATTTTAGGCATAACATAATCTGAAATAATAATATCTGGTAAAAAATCAAAAAATTTATTTAAACCATCTAAACCATCTTCTGCTACTTGAACTTCATAACCTAATTCTGATATAGACTTTTTTAAAAACTCTCTCCACGATACGCTATCATCAATTATCAAAACTTTTTTCATCTTACCACCTTCTTATTTAATGATAATAATAATCCATTAAGTTCTTTTAATGTTTTTAAATTATATCGTTCTAGTTCTCTCATTGCACTTTTTGTCATATATGGAAATTGTGCATCTTTTTGAATATAAATATTAGCATTTGTATTTTCTAATTTTATTAAACCATCAGTTCCATCATTTCCTAACCCACCAAGTAAAAATACGTATGTATTCTTATCCGCATATGGAACTAAACTAGAAAAAAGATGATTAATAGACGGTGAAACTACATCACTTTTTTTATCAATTGTAATTGTAGATTCACTAAAAAATATCAAATCCTTCCCACCTTGAGGAATATATATTCCTTTATCTAAAACAGTTAATTTATCTACAATATGTACATTTTGTTTAGAAATACTATATATATATCTTTTAAAATTATCAGTTTGACTTTCCAAATTGTGCATTGCTAGAATAATAGTATATTTTAATTGTGTATTAAAATTAAATAATATTTTTAAAGCTTGAGGTCCTCCAGCAGATGCACCTACTACAACTTTTAAAATAATATCATCCCCTTAAAAATTTATTCAAAAGATTTAATATTTTTTCTGTATTTTCTCCTTTAACTACATATGCATTAGCTCCAGAATCAAGACCTTTTTTAATATCTTCTGGTGATGATTTAGTAGAAAGCATTATAACAGGTATATCTTTATTTTCTTTTTTTATGTGTTTTACAACTTCATAACCGTTTATTCCTGGAAGCTCAACATCTACAATAGCTGCATCATACCCTTTTTTCTTAATAGCTTCTTCCCCTGTTTCAGCTTCTATAACATTATATCCATTGTTTTTTATCATCCTAGATATAACGAATCTTGTGAGTACAGAATCATCTAATACTAATACAGTTTTCTTGTTAATATCAATATTTTCTTCTTTAGATAATGCTTTTTCTGGAGAAATAATTGGAACAGGAAATGAAAAAATATTTTTAGCAAATTCCACAATTTCATTAAAATTATATGGAGAAATAAACGCTTCAAAATGGCCTATTATTTCATCTGCAATAATAGCCCTATTATTTTTCGTTATAACTGCAAACTTAATTGTTCCATTTCCATAATCTATTATATCCAATAGTTTATTTCCATAATTTATTTTCCCATCAATTACTTCAATTTTATTAATAACTTCTTTTATATCATTTGAATCAACAGAGAATATATTATCACTTCTTTTTATAACTAATACCTTTTTGGAGGTTATTTTTGTTTTAAAGGAAATTATAAACTTTGAACCTTTATCTTTTGTAGTTTCTAATTTTACAAAACCACCTTTTGCCTCTGCAAATGCTTTTACAGAATCAAGTCCAACTCCTCTACCTGATGATTGATCTGCACTATCTTTAGTAGAAAACCCCGAATAAAAAATAACCTCTAATAGATCAACATTAGAATAACCTAATTTTTCCGCTTTTTCTTTAACTTTTTCTAAATCTATACCTTTACCATCATCAATTACTTCTAAATATATAAAATCATTTTTAATATAACTTTTTACTTTTATATTACCAACTTCGCTTTTCCCTTTTTCTTTTCTTTCTTTGGGTGATTCTATGCCATGGGCAATAGAATTTTTTATTAAATGAACCAAAACATCTTTAAGACTTTCAGCATCATCTTTTTCTATCTTAGTATTTTCAACTTCTATATTTAAATTCACTTTTTTCTTATTAAAAACTGCCTCTTGAAAAACTAAATTCTCAAAACTTTTTATTATTTTATATATAGATACAAATTTATTTTCTTCAATTAAATTTTGAGTATATAACCTCAAATTTTTTGCTTCTTTTAAAGCTATTGTATAATTCTTATTTATTAAATTATTTTCTAACTTCAATATTCTTTCATAAAATTTTTCTAATAATTCTACAGATATCTTTTCTGATTCTATGCTACCTACAGTGCCTTCTTTTAAACTGATTTCTCCATTTAAAATAGATTCAAAATAATTTACTTCTTCATCAGTTAAATCATTCTTCTTATTTATTATTTCTGTAGAAATTTTTATAACTCTAGCTACAAATTCTTCGTCTAAATCTTGATTCAGCTTTTCTTTAAAAGCTGATTCTAATTTATGCATAAATTCTCCAATTTTAGGTAATCCAA harbors:
- a CDS encoding diguanylate cyclase, producing the protein MKKVLIIDDSVSWREFLKKSISELGYEVQVAEDGLDGLNKFFDFLPDIIISDYVMPKMNGVHLCRFLRSYSSFSNVGILILTGANESINEFWAKKSGANMFLRKDLKPDELVRKIDEFIESSNFSIEWTREFYKFRINPFSELVDILEETLKMEVLKSTILDLVDKVNDEEFVMNNLYILFREFFSFKGLHILLLSASAGRVYSFSKEEKYSQNSIRKFLFSNLIKPITPTEWFFKGEFNEKNTNTPVNFLSFNIMLENNDLGIIVFDGVENKNNLLYYMNFLNDSVGILFKTLSIFLDYKTASERDGLTGLYNKKVITEKLNDLIISFKRKKFDLSIAMIDIDDFKQVNDKYGHIVGDKVLKVFSDILNSKIRENDFIGRYGGEEFLILMPGTNCNEAKLALDRILDSVRNYNWEELGINNTITFSGGICCNYIGKSLTEFINDADKALYLAKKLGKNRIITGEELK
- a CDS encoding chemotaxis protein CheB; translated protein: MILKVVVGASAGGPQALKILFNFNTQLKYTIILAMHNLESQTDNFKRYIYSISKQNVHIVDKLTVLDKGIYIPQGGKDLIFFSESTITIDKKSDVVSPSINHLFSSLVPYADKNTYVFLLGGLGNDGTDGLIKLENTNANIYIQKDAQFPYMTKSAMRELERYNLKTLKELNGLLLSLNKKVVR
- a CDS encoding response regulator, which translates into the protein MEFMDIYFAEMEEKLNEAIDLMKKYLQLHDPVIVKDLYRIYHTLKGSAGLVGLPKIGEFMHKLESAFKEKLNQDLDEEFVARVIKISTEIINKKNDLTDEEVNYFESILNGEISLKEGTVGSIESEKISVELLEKFYERILKLENNLINKNYTIALKEAKNLRLYTQNLIEENKFVSIYKIIKSFENLVFQEAVFNKKKVNLNIEVENTKIEKDDAESLKDVLVHLIKNSIAHGIESPKERKEKGKSEVGNIKVKSYIKNDFIYLEVIDDGKGIDLEKVKEKAEKLGYSNVDLLEVIFYSGFSTKDSADQSSGRGVGLDSVKAFAEAKGGFVKLETTKDKGSKFIISFKTKITSKKVLVIKRSDNIFSVDSNDIKEVINKIEVIDGKINYGNKLLDIIDYGNGTIKFAVITKNNRAIIADEIIGHFEAFISPYNFNEIVEFAKNIFSFPVPIISPEKALSKEENIDINKKTVLVLDDSVLTRFVISRMIKNNGYNVIEAETGEEAIKKKGYDAAIVDVELPGINGYEVVKHIKKENKDIPVIMLSTKSSPEDIKKGLDSGANAYVVKGENTEKILNLLNKFLRG